In Leptolyngbya sp. SIO1E4, one DNA window encodes the following:
- a CDS encoding ABC transporter permease, translated as MARSNALRYYIMTRLLLAPLMIWTITTVVFLLLRATPGDPIDALLGPRAPDAAKDNLREQLGLGAPLIVQYLRYLGNLLSFDLGTSIASQGNTVWEIIGDHFPATVELTLCGLLVAAGVGMSVGAIAASRPNSPLDAGGRLFGIVTYAVPMYWFGMLLQLLFAVQLRWFPIGTRFPLSITPPAGPTGLYLLDSLLMGRLDLFVTTVHHLALPSMTLGILISGVFERIVRVNLKQTLRADYVEAARARGIPEVRIVLAHALKNALIPVVTVLGLTFASLLGGAVLTEVTFSWPGLANRLYEAITQRDYPVVQGLMVFFSMIVVIVSIAIDVLNAYIDPRIRY; from the coding sequence ATGGCTCGTTCTAACGCCCTGCGCTATTACATCATGACCCGGCTGTTGCTGGCTCCTCTGATGATTTGGACGATTACCACAGTCGTTTTTCTGTTACTAAGGGCTACTCCTGGAGATCCGATTGATGCACTACTCGGCCCCCGCGCGCCGGACGCGGCTAAGGATAACCTGCGAGAACAGCTGGGGTTAGGAGCCCCCCTGATTGTTCAGTATCTGCGCTATTTAGGCAATCTGCTGTCTTTTGACTTGGGAACGTCTATTGCTAGCCAAGGCAACACGGTTTGGGAGATCATTGGTGATCACTTTCCGGCCACAGTGGAATTAACGTTGTGTGGTTTATTAGTGGCGGCTGGGGTCGGCATGAGTGTGGGGGCGATCGCGGCGTCTCGTCCCAATTCCCCTTTGGATGCTGGGGGCCGGTTATTTGGCATCGTGACCTATGCGGTGCCGATGTATTGGTTTGGCATGCTGTTACAGCTGCTGTTTGCGGTTCAATTGCGGTGGTTTCCCATTGGCACGCGGTTTCCCTTGAGCATCACACCTCCGGCAGGCCCGACTGGGTTATATCTGCTCGATAGCCTGTTGATGGGGCGCCTGGATCTCTTTGTGACGACGGTGCACCATCTGGCGTTGCCTAGTATGACCCTGGGCATTTTGATCAGTGGTGTATTTGAGCGTATCGTGCGGGTCAACCTGAAGCAGACTCTGCGCGCCGATTATGTAGAGGCTGCCAGGGCAAGGGGCATCCCAGAAGTGCGCATTGTGCTGGCCCACGCTCTCAAGAATGCCCTCATCCCTGTCGTAACGGTTTTGGGATTGACGTTTGCCTCTCTGCTGGGCGGCGCTGTTTTGACAGAGGTGACGTTTTCTTGGCCAGGGCTTGCCAATCGACTGTATGAGGCAATTACCCAGCGTGATTATCCGGTTGTTCAGGGGTTAATGGTCTTTTTCTCGATGATTGTGGTGATTGTCAGCATTGCGATCGATGTTCTCAATGCTTATATTGACCCTCGCATCCGATATTAG
- a CDS encoding late competence development ComFB family protein, whose protein sequence is MEELSLPTEQRSYLNVMETLVVQEAGQQLEQLPAKTRQHIKLEEVITYALNRLPTLYACSQKGLQHQHQLAEHNLQHKIEDTVRQAISAVQVDPIRLSKPLQMGQDKDAEAVLQALRVFLKVPDLDWATALKQVNALKQRSQGARQRKAGHRPQTWQPDAHGSEVAWTPRHRQPETGSGQPPSNPPESESKPQTGWDDARYRL, encoded by the coding sequence ATGGAAGAGTTGAGCCTGCCCACTGAACAGCGCAGTTATCTCAATGTTATGGAAACCTTAGTTGTCCAAGAAGCCGGGCAACAGCTAGAGCAGCTTCCTGCCAAAACACGCCAGCATATCAAACTCGAAGAAGTCATTACCTACGCTCTCAATCGTCTTCCTACGCTGTATGCCTGCAGCCAGAAAGGTTTGCAACATCAACATCAGCTCGCGGAGCATAATCTTCAGCACAAAATTGAAGATACCGTTCGTCAGGCAATCTCTGCAGTGCAGGTGGACCCCATCCGCCTTTCAAAACCCCTCCAGATGGGTCAGGATAAAGATGCTGAGGCCGTTTTACAGGCACTCCGAGTGTTCTTGAAAGTGCCTGATTTAGACTGGGCAACAGCGCTTAAGCAGGTCAATGCCCTCAAGCAACGGTCCCAAGGCGCGCGGCAAAGAAAGGCCGGCCATCGCCCCCAGACCTGGCAACCCGATGCCCATGGCAGCGAAGTCGCTTGGACTCCTCGCCATCGTCAACCCGAAACCGGTTCTGGCCAGCCTCCATCGAACCCACCAGAGTCTGAGTCGAAGCCTCAAACCGGGTGGGATGATGCCCGTTATCGTTTGTAA
- the menB gene encoding 1,4-dihydroxy-2-naphthoyl-CoA synthase: MDIQWQVVKAYEDILYHKADGIAKITINRPHKRNAFRPKTVVELYDAFTDAREDTQVGVVLLTGTGPHTDGKYAFCAGGDQSVRGKGGYVDEAGMPRLNVLDLQRLIRSMPKVVMALVAGYAIGGGHVLHVMCDLTIAADNAIFGQTGPKVGSFDGGFGASYLARIVGQKKAREIWFLCRQYSAQEALEMGLVNAVVPVESLEAEGVKWAQEVLAKSPIAIRCLKAAFNADCDGQAGLQELAGNATLLYYMTEEGAEGKQAFLEKRSPDFRQYPWLP; this comes from the coding sequence ATGGATATACAGTGGCAAGTCGTCAAAGCTTATGAGGACATTCTGTACCACAAGGCTGATGGGATTGCAAAAATCACCATCAATCGCCCCCACAAACGCAATGCCTTTCGGCCCAAAACCGTTGTAGAGCTATACGACGCATTCACAGACGCACGAGAAGATACCCAGGTGGGGGTCGTGCTACTGACCGGTACAGGCCCCCACACCGATGGGAAATACGCATTCTGCGCGGGTGGCGATCAGAGTGTCAGGGGTAAGGGGGGCTATGTCGATGAGGCAGGAATGCCTCGGCTCAATGTGCTTGACCTACAGCGATTGATTCGCTCGATGCCCAAAGTTGTGATGGCATTAGTGGCTGGCTACGCGATTGGAGGGGGTCATGTATTACACGTGATGTGTGATCTCACGATCGCCGCCGATAATGCCATTTTTGGGCAAACTGGCCCTAAGGTTGGCAGCTTTGATGGCGGGTTTGGGGCGAGTTACCTTGCTCGGATAGTCGGTCAAAAAAAAGCGCGGGAGATTTGGTTTCTCTGCCGTCAATACAGTGCCCAAGAAGCTTTGGAAATGGGGTTGGTGAATGCTGTAGTCCCGGTAGAGTCCTTGGAAGCAGAAGGGGTAAAGTGGGCCCAGGAAGTGTTAGCCAAGAGCCCGATCGCAATTCGCTGCTTAAAAGCTGCATTCAACGCCGACTGCGATGGGCAAGCAGGCTTACAAGAGCTCGCAGGTAATGCAACGCTGCTGTACTACATGACAGAAGAAGGAGCCGAAGGTAAACAGGCCTTCTTAGAGAAGCGATCGCCTGACTTCCGGCAATATCCCTGGCTGCCCTAG
- a CDS encoding DUF721 domain-containing protein, with product MQSLQTLMQQLERSPRWQASASFRQLLTLWPQLVGTAVAQHSWPHQVQRGILHVSVSSAAWAQTLTFERCRILEKLHRQIPATVTEIQELRFATARWRQTTQRSRPLASPQLREHPSWAQVPQRQATLSPNTADDAFHGWSQRLQRQLADQSLCPECQRPCPTQELQRWPACAICMTHHWQTSTAK from the coding sequence ATGCAATCCTTACAAACGTTAATGCAGCAGCTAGAGCGCTCGCCTCGCTGGCAGGCGTCTGCTTCGTTTCGCCAGCTTTTGACCCTCTGGCCACAACTTGTAGGAACTGCTGTGGCTCAACACAGTTGGCCTCATCAGGTTCAGAGGGGCATCTTGCACGTTTCGGTTTCTAGCGCAGCTTGGGCACAAACCCTGACATTTGAACGATGCAGGATTTTAGAAAAGCTACATCGGCAAATTCCGGCAACTGTGACTGAAATTCAGGAATTGCGTTTCGCCACCGCTCGCTGGCGGCAAACTACACAGCGTTCTCGCCCTCTGGCTTCCCCACAGCTGCGCGAACATCCGAGTTGGGCTCAAGTGCCCCAGCGCCAGGCAACCCTGTCTCCAAACACGGCAGATGATGCTTTTCACGGGTGGTCACAACGGCTGCAGCGGCAGTTAGCCGATCAAAGTCTTTGTCCAGAATGCCAGCGCCCTTGCCCGACCCAAGAACTTCAGCGTTGGCCCGCCTGCGCCATTTGTATGACCCACCACTGGCAAACTTCAACCGCCAAATAA
- the fetB gene encoding iron export ABC transporter permease subunit FetB: MGKTVIELGLVQLGLALGLIVGAIALVRWQRLGLEWTLVMATARTVFQLLAVGYVLAVVFAWRTPWSVLAVLLVMLLVATMVARNRIGKQLKRVFPLVGGVLFTSTAITLIYTLGVVVRPAVWYDPQYVIPLTGIVLGNAMSAASIAGDRLVSSLKRYQVEIETHLNLGATPAQAIAEYRREAIKAGLIPTLNSMMVVGVVKLPGIITGQLLANENPQNAALYQMLIMLMLAFSDLLASVLITTGLQRRFFNAAAQLTWN; the protein is encoded by the coding sequence GCCTGATTGTGGGGGCGATCGCCCTGGTGCGATGGCAGCGCTTGGGATTGGAGTGGACCCTCGTTATGGCCACTGCCCGAACCGTTTTCCAGCTATTGGCTGTGGGCTATGTGTTAGCGGTGGTTTTTGCTTGGCGGACCCCATGGAGTGTGTTGGCGGTGCTGCTTGTGATGCTCTTAGTGGCTACGATGGTTGCCCGCAACCGCATTGGCAAACAGCTGAAACGAGTGTTCCCGTTAGTCGGAGGCGTTTTATTCACGAGTACTGCTATCACCCTCATCTATACGCTGGGAGTGGTTGTCCGCCCTGCCGTTTGGTACGACCCTCAGTATGTGATTCCGCTCACGGGGATTGTGTTGGGAAATGCCATGAGTGCTGCCTCTATTGCTGGCGATCGCTTAGTCAGCAGCCTTAAGCGCTATCAGGTTGAGATTGAGACGCACCTGAATTTAGGCGCAACGCCTGCCCAGGCGATCGCAGAATATCGTCGAGAAGCCATTAAAGCTGGATTAATTCCAACCCTGAATTCCATGATGGTGGTCGGCGTTGTGAAGCTACCGGGGATTATTACAGGGCAACTGCTTGCCAATGAGAATCCTCAGAATGCGGCCTTGTACCAAATGCTGATTATGCTGATGTTGGCCTTTTCAGATCTCTTAGCGTCAGTCTTAATCACAACTGGATTACAGCGTCGCTTCTTCAACGCTGCAGCCCAGCTCACCTGGAATTAA